Proteins found in one Promicromonospora sukumoe genomic segment:
- a CDS encoding FAD-dependent oxidoreductase has translation MNLSRKEMLRLIGTGAGAVALGSAATSPAAGSERGGPRDIVRDVVVIGGGAAGTYAAIRLRELGQSVVVVERDGRLGGHTQTYTDPASGSTLDIGVVVWHDQPLVRKWFERFDIPLRKASFGGGVTRYADYRTGREVQGYVPPNPGAALALYGEQLARFPYLEYGFDLPDPVPADLLLPFGDFVRRYGLDDVVPSVVQFGQGLGDLLRQPTLYVMKNFGSDILRNLQTGFLSTERRNNSELYQKALAELGDDVLLNSRVVSTERDGGRYASVRVDTPAGRRTIRAQKVLVTIPPLLGNLGGFDLDGLERQLFGQFRHSAYYTGILRDSGIPDDVSVRNIGLDTPYHVPQLPGVYVISPAGVPGLHNIKFGSPTALSDRAVQDEIRASMRRLRDAGTIPTARTDFATFASHTPFELTVPAAAVRAGFYRRLATLQGRNRTFYSGAAFHTHDSSLIWQFTETLLPRVVAS, from the coding sequence ATGAACCTGAGCCGCAAAGAGATGCTGAGACTGATCGGGACGGGCGCCGGGGCGGTGGCGCTCGGGTCCGCCGCGACGAGCCCCGCGGCCGGCTCGGAACGGGGCGGCCCGCGCGACATCGTGCGCGACGTCGTCGTGATCGGTGGCGGCGCGGCCGGGACGTACGCGGCCATCCGCCTGAGGGAGCTGGGGCAGAGCGTCGTCGTGGTCGAGCGCGACGGGCGGCTCGGCGGGCACACGCAGACGTACACCGACCCCGCCTCGGGCAGCACCCTCGACATCGGCGTCGTCGTCTGGCACGACCAGCCCCTGGTGCGGAAGTGGTTCGAGCGCTTCGACATCCCGCTGCGGAAGGCGTCGTTCGGCGGCGGGGTGACCCGCTACGCCGACTACCGCACGGGCCGCGAGGTCCAGGGCTACGTGCCGCCGAACCCTGGCGCGGCGCTGGCCCTGTACGGCGAGCAGCTCGCCAGGTTCCCGTACCTGGAGTACGGCTTCGACCTGCCCGACCCGGTGCCGGCGGACCTGCTGCTGCCGTTCGGCGACTTCGTGCGCCGGTACGGCCTCGACGACGTGGTGCCGTCGGTCGTCCAGTTCGGCCAGGGCCTCGGTGACCTGCTGCGCCAGCCGACCCTGTACGTGATGAAGAACTTCGGCTCGGACATCCTGCGCAACCTCCAGACCGGCTTCCTCAGCACCGAGCGCCGGAACAACAGCGAGCTCTACCAGAAGGCGCTCGCCGAGCTGGGCGACGACGTGCTGCTGAACAGCCGGGTCGTCTCCACCGAGCGGGACGGAGGGCGGTACGCCTCGGTCCGCGTCGACACACCCGCCGGACGCCGGACCATCCGCGCACAGAAGGTCCTGGTGACGATCCCGCCCCTGCTCGGCAACCTGGGCGGGTTCGACCTCGACGGGCTGGAGCGCCAGCTCTTCGGCCAGTTCCGGCACAGCGCCTACTACACCGGGATCTTGCGCGACTCCGGCATCCCCGACGACGTGTCGGTGCGCAACATCGGCCTGGACACCCCGTACCACGTGCCCCAGCTCCCGGGCGTCTACGTCATCTCACCGGCCGGCGTCCCCGGCCTGCACAACATCAAGTTCGGCAGTCCCACCGCGCTCTCGGACCGGGCGGTGCAGGACGAGATCCGGGCGAGCATGCGCCGTCTGCGTGATGCCGGCACCATACCGACCGCGCGCACCGACTTCGCCACCTTCGCCAGCCACACCCCGTTCGAGCTGACGGTGCCGGCCGCCGCCGTCCGCGCGGGCTTCTACCGCCGGCTCGCCACGCTCCAGGGCCGCAACCGCACCTTCTACTCGGGGGCTGCCTTCCACACGCACGACTCGTCGCTGATCTGGCAGTTCACCGAGACGCTGCTGCCGCGGGTCGTCGCCTCCTGA
- a CDS encoding SDR family NAD(P)-dependent oxidoreductase, which yields MPTKAGIDPDELATTLRVLSQLHDLEPDHPDVQTVKQATGYMWKLLKKSRKAAVREAIQTHDREIIEKTATGSAARIDDETAGIPLVSSTPGAFAGELRTARGCYICKTDYLLVDSFYHWLCPDCAAKSHARRDQRTDLTGRRALLTGGRAKIGMYIALRLLRDGAHLTITTRFPKDAVRRFSAMPDAADWLHRLKVVGIDLRDPTQVIALADDVAAAGPLDILVNNACQTVRRSPGAYSQLVTGESAPVAPLPYGLEQPEMVTFDRVSEAHPANIAGALAALSVAHHEGESQDDAVATHTAASLTALALRAGSASLDAHLAGTAVDAGGLLPDVQKNNSWTQVVDEVDPLELLEVQLCNAIAPFLLISRLRPAMRAATATSRRGYVVNVSAMEGQFSRRYKGAGHPHTNMAKAALNMLTRTSAGEMFEKDRVLMTAVDTGWITDERPHQEKLRIAAEGWHAPLDLVDGAARVYDPIVQGEAGTDLYGCFLKDYEPSPW from the coding sequence GTGCCAACGAAAGCGGGGATCGACCCGGACGAGCTCGCCACCACCCTGCGGGTGCTGAGCCAGCTCCATGACCTCGAGCCCGACCACCCCGACGTCCAGACGGTCAAGCAGGCGACCGGTTACATGTGGAAGCTGCTCAAGAAGTCCCGCAAGGCCGCGGTCCGCGAGGCGATCCAGACGCACGACCGGGAGATCATCGAGAAGACGGCGACCGGCTCGGCGGCGCGGATCGACGACGAGACCGCCGGCATCCCGCTGGTCTCCTCCACGCCGGGGGCGTTCGCCGGGGAGCTGCGCACCGCCCGCGGCTGCTACATCTGCAAGACGGACTACCTGCTGGTCGACTCCTTCTACCACTGGCTGTGCCCGGACTGCGCCGCGAAGAGCCACGCGCGGCGCGACCAGCGCACGGACCTGACCGGCCGCCGCGCCCTGCTCACCGGGGGCCGGGCGAAGATCGGCATGTACATCGCGCTGCGCCTGCTGCGCGACGGCGCCCACCTCACCATCACCACGCGCTTCCCGAAGGACGCGGTACGCCGCTTCTCGGCGATGCCCGACGCCGCCGACTGGCTGCACCGGCTCAAGGTCGTCGGGATCGACCTGCGCGACCCCACCCAGGTGATCGCCCTGGCCGACGACGTCGCCGCGGCGGGCCCGCTCGACATCCTGGTCAACAACGCCTGCCAGACGGTCCGCCGGTCCCCGGGGGCCTACTCGCAGCTCGTCACGGGCGAGTCCGCGCCGGTCGCGCCGCTCCCCTACGGGCTCGAGCAGCCGGAGATGGTCACGTTCGACCGCGTCTCGGAGGCGCACCCCGCCAACATCGCGGGGGCGCTGGCCGCCCTGTCGGTCGCGCACCACGAGGGCGAGTCGCAGGACGACGCCGTCGCGACGCACACCGCGGCGTCCCTCACGGCGCTGGCGCTCCGGGCAGGCTCGGCCTCCCTGGACGCCCACCTGGCCGGCACGGCGGTCGACGCCGGCGGGCTGCTCCCCGACGTGCAGAAGAACAACTCGTGGACCCAGGTCGTGGATGAGGTCGACCCGCTGGAGCTCCTGGAGGTCCAGCTCTGCAACGCGATCGCGCCGTTCCTGCTCATCTCCCGGCTGCGGCCGGCGATGCGGGCGGCGACGGCCACGTCGCGGCGCGGGTACGTCGTCAACGTCTCGGCGATGGAGGGACAGTTCTCCCGCCGGTACAAGGGCGCGGGGCACCCGCACACCAACATGGCCAAGGCCGCCCTGAACATGCTGACCCGGACCTCGGCCGGGGAGATGTTCGAGAAGGACCGCGTCCTGATGACCGCGGTGGACACCGGGTGGATCACGGACGAGCGCCCGCACCAGGAGAAGCTGCGGATCGCCGCCGAGGGCTGGCACGCGCCCCTCGACCTGGTCGACGGCGCCGCCCGCGTCTACGACCCGATCGTCCAGGGCGAGGCCGGGACCGACCTGTACGGCTGCTTCCTCAAGGACTACGAGCCGTCCCCCTGGTAG